Sequence from the Mycoplasma cottewii genome:
AAATAAAATCTTTTTATTTATCAATGGACTATTTTCTAGATTTAATTGATTATTAAATATTTTTCTACTCATTTTTACATATTTAACAAAAACTAGATACGATCATCTTAATTGAAACAATAATATAACAATCATTAAACTAATAATACCGATAAAAATTGCTGATCATTGTAAAGTAGAGTAATCCGAAATTTGTTTAATCATATTATTTTTCACTCACCTTTCTATTGAACAAAAATCACTTTATATCTAATAATTTCTTATTAGGTGTAAAGTGATAGTTTATTATATTTTATTATTTTTTATTGTTGTTCACAATTGCTTGGATAAATCCTTTAAATAGTGGATTTGGTTTGTTAGGGCGAGATGTAAATTCAGGATGGAATTGACTTGCAACAAAGAATTTTAATTTAGGAATTTCAATTATTTCAACTAAATTTTGTTCTTCATATATTCCCGAAAATCTTAATCCAACACTTTCTAAATCTTTTTTGTATTCATTATTAAATTCGTATCTATGTCTATGTCTTTCATAAGCATTATCTGAATCATATAGTTTTTGAGCAATTGAGTCTTTTTCTAGTTTAGTCGCCATTGTTCCTAATCTTAATGTTCCACCAATATTGTGACGATCAATTCCTCTTATATAATCAAAGATTGGATGAGGTGTTGTTTCATCAAATTCAGTTGAGTTAGCATCTTTTCAACCTAATAAATCTCTAGCCATTGAAATTGTAGCAATTTGCATTCCTAAACAAATCCCTAAATAAGGTATATCATTTTCTCTTGCAAATCTACTTGCTAACATCATTCCTTCAATACCACGGTTTCCAAAACCACCCGGAACTAAAATCGCTTCTGAGTTTTTTAATACTTCTTTATAGTTGTGTTCATTTAATTTATCAGCTTGAATTCATTTAATTTTAACTTTTTTATTAAATTCTCATCCAGCTATTTTTAATGATTCGATAACAGAAAGATAAGCATCTTGTAATTCGATATATTTACCTACAAATGTAACTTCAATTGATTCTTTTGAAGTATCAATTTTTTTATTAAATTCTTTTCATGATGATAGATCAATTGGTTTAGCATTTAGTTTTAATTGATCAATTACTAATTTATGTAGGTTTTGTTCAGCCATTGCTAAAGGAACTCTGTAAATAGAATCTTGATCTACTGCATCAATAATGTTTTCTGTTGGAACATTACAAAATAGTGAAACTTTTTCTTTAATTTCTTGAGGTGAACTTTTATCACTTCTTGAAACAATAACATCAGGTTGAATTCCTAAACTTAGTAATTCTCTAACTGAATGTTGTATTGGTTTTGTTTTATATTCTTTTGATGCTGCTAATCATAATAATAAAACAACGTGAATAAACATTACATTTTCTTTACCTTGTTCCATTCTAATTTGACGAATAGCTTCAATAAATGGTTGAGATTCAATATCTCCAACAGTTCCTCCAATTTCAGAAATAACAACATCTGCTTTACTTCTTTGAGCAGCTAAATAAACTTTATGTTTAATTGCATCAGTTATGTGAGGAACTACTTGAATAGTTTTTCCTTGAGAGTCTCCTCTTCTTTCACCTTCAATAACTTCTAGATAAATTTTTCCTGCACTTGTTGAAGAAATTTTTGATAATTCTTCATCTGTAAAACGTTCATAATGACCTAGATCTAAATCAGTTTCTCCACCATCACTAGTAACAAAAACTTCACCATGTTGATATGGAGACATTGTCCCTGGATCAACATTTAAATAAGGATCAAATTTTTGCATAAATACTTTTAATCCACTTGCTTTTAATAAAGCACCTAATGAACTAGCTGTTATTCCTTTTCCTAAACCTGAAACTACTCCACCTGTAACGAATATAAATTTTGCCATTTGTCTATCTCCTTGTATCAATTAATTATATTTTACCTAAAATAAAAAAGTCATAAAAACATAAGTTTTACAACTTTTAAAAATTATTCATCATCGTAATCGTCTTCACTAACTGTAACGAATCCGTCATCATCTTCTTCATCGTCTTCGTATTCTTCATCATAATACTCTTCTTCAAGATCTTCATCATCAATTACCATTTCTGAATCATCTAGATCTTCATCATCGATTTCGTGTTTTGGTTTTTTCTCAACTTCTTCTAGTTTAGCAGCTAATTGTTTTTTAATATCTTCAACTTCTGGATCAGCACTTAATGCTCATAAACCATCAGATGTTAAAGCGAAACGATTATCTAAAACCATATCTCCATATAAATCAGCAATAACTGAAATTTCATCTTTTTTCTGACTTACAACATCTTTAGAAATCTCATTTCAAATGTCTTGTAAAGTTGTTGGTTTTTTATTTGCTAGTAAATAGTCATAAACTAAATTTAAATTTGTTTTTTTATTCATTTTTATAGTCTCTTTCTACTACTTTATTTCTAAGTCTTTAGGAAATAAGTATTTAATTTCATTTTTTTGATTATTATTTTCTTTTATAGCACTTGATAAAAGGCTTACATTTTCTAAAGCATCTATTTTATTTGTCTTTTCATTAAATAAGTAAATGTGTTCGTCTTTTTTTGCCTCATGTTCTATTTTATACATAACTGCAGGCTTTGAAACTGTTTTTAGTAAATAATATTCAGGATCATATCCTTTTTCTTTCAATTTGTCTAATATTTTATCTTTTTCAACTAATTGTTCACTCTTGCAAGCAAATAATTCTCTATTATTAATTCTTTTTGAAAGATCACTTAATATTTGATCTTGTTCGTTTTGGCAATTAGCAAATATATTAAACATTAAATAATCATCAATTTGAAGATATTCTTTTAATTTAATTGGTTTATTTTCAAATAATGCACTAAATAATTCATAAATTCTATTATCTTTGAATTTGTAGTTGTTGTCAGCTAAGTATTTAATTCTTTTAAATCATGTTGAAAACATAACATCAAAACTAATTGAAGTTTTATGATTGTATACTTGTTGATACATATGATATCTACCTAGTAAATATGATTCAATTGCATAAATAGTTTTGTGTGGAAAAACAATTTTGTTATCTCTAATTTTTGCATTTCTAATTAATCATTTAACATCTAAAGTTGCATAATCAACTCCACAATTATATGAATCACGAATTAAATAGTCAAATCTATCAGCATCAATTTGAGAACTTACTAGTAAATTAATAATGTTATTTTTATAAGTTCCATCAATAATAGCAACAATATCATCTGGATTAATATCATATTTTTTTAGAATTTTATTAATGTTTCCATCAGTGTTTTTAATAATTTCAGTTGTATAACTTTCATGAGATTTATTTGTAATTCTTTCAAATGTGTGAGAAAAAGCAGCATGCCCAACATCGTGTAATAATCCTGCTAGTTTAACTAACATTTGTTCTTTTTGATCAATTAATTTAAAATCTCTATTTTTTAAAAATTGTTGTAAAACATAATATACACCAACACAATGACTAAAACGTGTGTGAGTTGCACTAGGATAAGCAAATTGACTTCCTGCTAGTTGAAGTATTCTTCTTAATCTTTGCATTTCACTAGAATTAATAATTTCTATATATATTGGATGATCGAAATAAATATCACCATGAACATTATCTCTTATAACTTTTTCATACATATTCATCACCTATTTTTTAAAAGAATTTATATTGTTTAAAACTTTATCTTTTCCTAATAAGAATATCACATCAGCTAAACTAGGACCGTGTTGTGATTTTGAAGCAAAGATTCTTATTGGCATAAATAAATCTTTTCCTTTAACATTAGCAATTTGTCCTGATTCTTTAATAATTAATTTAATATTATCAACACTTCAGTCATTTAAATTAATTATTTTTTCTTCAAATATATTAATTAAATTTTCATAATTATTTAAATTATTTAATTCATTTAATGTAGCTTGATCTACATCGATATCATTAAAGAATAAATCTAAATGTTTGTTAATCTGACTTGCGTATTCTAATTCTTTTTTAAATAATAGTAAAACTGCATTTAATCAACTTGAATCTTTTTGTGAAATATCAAATCTAGTTGTATCAATAAATTTAATTACAAAATCTAAATATTG
This genomic interval carries:
- a CDS encoding CTP synthase — encoded protein: MAKFIFVTGGVVSGLGKGITASSLGALLKASGLKVFMQKFDPYLNVDPGTMSPYQHGEVFVTSDGGETDLDLGHYERFTDEELSKISSTSAGKIYLEVIEGERRGDSQGKTIQVVPHITDAIKHKVYLAAQRSKADVVISEIGGTVGDIESQPFIEAIRQIRMEQGKENVMFIHVVLLLWLAASKEYKTKPIQHSVRELLSLGIQPDVIVSRSDKSSPQEIKEKVSLFCNVPTENIIDAVDQDSIYRVPLAMAEQNLHKLVIDQLKLNAKPIDLSSWKEFNKKIDTSKESIEVTFVGKYIELQDAYLSVIESLKIAGWEFNKKVKIKWIQADKLNEHNYKEVLKNSEAILVPGGFGNRGIEGMMLASRFARENDIPYLGICLGMQIATISMARDLLGWKDANSTEFDETTPHPIFDYIRGIDRHNIGGTLRLGTMATKLEKDSIAQKLYDSDNAYERHRHRYEFNNEYKKDLESVGLRFSGIYEEQNLVEIIEIPKLKFFVASQFHPEFTSRPNKPNPLFKGFIQAIVNNNKK
- the rpoE gene encoding DNA-directed RNA polymerase subunit delta — translated: MNKKTNLNLVYDYLLANKKPTTLQDIWNEISKDVVSQKKDEISVIADLYGDMVLDNRFALTSDGLWALSADPEVEDIKKQLAAKLEEVEKKPKHEIDDEDLDDSEMVIDDEDLEEEYYDEEYEDDEEDDDGFVTVSEDDYDDE
- a CDS encoding HD domain-containing protein; protein product: MYEKVIRDNVHGDIYFDHPIYIEIINSSEMQRLRRILQLAGSQFAYPSATHTRFSHCVGVYYVLQQFLKNRDFKLIDQKEQMLVKLAGLLHDVGHAAFSHTFERITNKSHESYTTEIIKNTDGNINKILKKYDINPDDIVAIIDGTYKNNIINLLVSSQIDADRFDYLIRDSYNCGVDYATLDVKWLIRNAKIRDNKIVFPHKTIYAIESYLLGRYHMYQQVYNHKTSISFDVMFSTWFKRIKYLADNNYKFKDNRIYELFSALFENKPIKLKEYLQIDDYLMFNIFANCQNEQDQILSDLSKRINNRELFACKSEQLVEKDKILDKLKEKGYDPEYYLLKTVSKPAVMYKIEHEAKKDEHIYLFNEKTNKIDALENVSLLSSAIKENNNQKNEIKYLFPKDLEIK